A single Fusobacterium hominis DNA region contains:
- a CDS encoding MSCRAMM family protein, with product MKKYISIAILLILNLTVFSKNIEINFNVPTGKILFYKYGDENTREALFYDGHVFLNLDDKEYSFVFSSPGYPIIQKQINVKDINSPLTINFTKNNMAIIKGNVKNKNLNIGGAKVTFLNSQNKGYDFTTDIFGNFTANIPKGNYRIYVTKDGYTLDKKNAIVYEFNKSNLPYTVNLKLIEIPSFIKGQAVDENGNSIPYPEVSFKLDTDIVHVKGDEFGIFKLNVNPGVVTILCEKEGYTQNGTVRNVEKNSSITNIEIPLTRIRATISGIVTDGVKPIRGAKVILRDNDFNKIASVKSDENGFYEFYKIPSRKEVFITVMNNNNILKKSETFDLEKDIKNFNLILDK from the coding sequence ATAAATTTTAATGTACCTACTGGAAAAATTTTATTCTATAAATATGGAGATGAAAATACTAGAGAAGCTCTCTTTTATGATGGACATGTATTTCTTAATTTAGATGATAAAGAGTATAGTTTTGTATTTTCCTCACCTGGATATCCAATAATTCAAAAGCAAATAAATGTAAAGGATATTAACTCCCCATTAACTATAAATTTTACTAAAAATAATATGGCAATTATAAAAGGAAATGTTAAAAATAAAAATTTAAATATTGGTGGGGCTAAAGTTACTTTTTTAAATAGTCAAAATAAAGGGTATGATTTTACAACTGATATTTTTGGAAATTTTACTGCTAATATTCCAAAAGGAAATTATAGAATATACGTAACTAAAGATGGATACACACTAGATAAAAAAAATGCTATCGTCTATGAATTTAATAAATCTAATTTACCTTACACAGTAAATTTAAAATTAATTGAAATTCCTAGTTTTATCAAAGGACAAGCTGTTGACGAAAATGGAAATTCTATTCCATATCCTGAAGTATCTTTTAAACTAGATACTGATATAGTTCACGTTAAAGGTGATGAGTTTGGAATATTTAAATTAAATGTAAATCCTGGAGTTGTAACTATTCTTTGTGAAAAAGAGGGATATACTCAAAATGGTACTGTTAGAAATGTTGAAAAGAATAGTTCTATAACTAATATTGAAATTCCTCTTACTAGAATTAGAGCTACTATAAGTGGAATAGTTACCGATGGAGTAAAGCCTATTAGAGGAGCTAAAGTTATTTTAAGAGACAATGATTTTAATAAAATTGCTTCTGTAAAAAGTGATGAAAATGGATTTTATGAATTCTATAAAATACCTAGTAGAAAAGAGGTATTTATAACAGTAATGAATAATAATAATATTCTTAAAAAAAGTGAAACTTTTGATCTTGAAAAAGATATCAAAAATTTTAATTTAATCTTAGATAAATAA
- a CDS encoding flavodoxin family protein produces MKILITYSSVTGNTKKVAKAIAEELKDCDFLDIKDVKNLDYDIIIVGTWIRRTTADPKAMEFIDKIKGKKVAFFFTLGAYPNSEYADRCIKNITELFLKNNNSLLGNFHCHGAVSPSVIERAMKRSQDDPHGSIEKRMERWKHASTHPDENDLSNAKRYFKEIIGR; encoded by the coding sequence ATGAAAATTTTAATCACATATTCAAGTGTTACAGGAAATACAAAAAAGGTAGCTAAGGCTATAGCAGAGGAGTTAAAAGATTGTGATTTTTTAGATATAAAGGATGTAAAAAATTTAGATTATGACATTATTATAGTAGGAACTTGGATTAGAAGGACTACAGCTGATCCTAAAGCTATGGAATTTATAGACAAGATAAAAGGAAAAAAAGTTGCATTTTTCTTTACTTTAGGAGCTTATCCAAATTCAGAATATGCAGATCGTTGTATAAAAAATATAACAGAACTATTTTTAAAAAATAATAATAGTTTATTGGGAAATTTTCATTGTCATGGAGCAGTTTCACCAAGTGTAATAGAAAGAGCTATGAAAAGATCACAAGATGACCCACATGGATCTATTGAAAAAAGAATGGAAAGATGGAAACATGCAAGTACTCACCCAGATGAAAATGACCTTTCTAATGCTAAAAGGTATTTTAAAGAAATAATAGGTAGATAA
- a CDS encoding YkvA family protein: MKIQYDKYIQYFSNSKFWEKIKKFSKTLGVKTVCYALTLFYILQKKEVPSKDKALILGCLGYFIFPFDFIPDILPAGYSDDIIAMLFTIRRCMKYIDDDIKYKVKLKLKSWFKLSDSYLEQLFKKIN, translated from the coding sequence ATGAAAATACAATATGATAAATATATACAATATTTTTCTAATAGTAAATTTTGGGAAAAAATTAAAAAATTTTCTAAAACTCTTGGAGTTAAAACAGTGTGTTATGCTCTTACTCTTTTTTATATACTGCAAAAGAAAGAGGTTCCATCTAAAGATAAAGCTTTGATTTTAGGATGTCTTGGTTATTTTATATTTCCTTTTGACTTTATTCCTGATATACTTCCTGCTGGTTATAGTGACGATATTATTGCAATGCTCTTTACTATTAGAAGATGTATGAAATATATTGATGACGATATTAAATATAAAGTAAAACTTAAACTTAAATCATGGTTTAAATTAAGTGATTCCTATCTAGAGCAACTTTTTAAAAAAATCAACTAA
- a CDS encoding YveK family protein: protein MRKDNYNYDYYEEEMEDDTLDIQDLIFTIFRRWKVIILTMIPVIILGFIFANTRPTIYEAQTSLIISGNNPGISLDRGDIDLNQKLTTTYLELAKSKSILKNIIKKFDLKDDEKTLAANISMLPVADTEIITLSYKNQDPQMAAVITNEIANQFITRVTEVMKVRNITVIDKAQIPEKPLPKKRALILLASGIAGLILGVGIAFIMEFMFAKLRKPTDMEKILNVPMLGMIPEFTDIAEESGKGEKHA, encoded by the coding sequence ATGAGAAAAGACAACTATAATTATGATTATTATGAAGAAGAAATGGAGGATGATACGTTAGATATTCAAGACCTCATTTTTACCATTTTTAGAAGATGGAAAGTAATCATACTTACTATGATCCCTGTTATTATTTTAGGTTTTATATTTGCAAATACAAGACCTACTATCTATGAGGCCCAAACAAGCCTTATTATTTCAGGAAACAATCCTGGTATTTCACTAGATAGAGGTGATATCGACTTAAATCAAAAGCTTACAACTACTTATCTTGAGTTAGCTAAAAGTAAATCTATTCTTAAAAATATAATTAAGAAATTTGATTTAAAAGATGATGAAAAAACATTAGCAGCTAATATTTCTATGCTACCAGTTGCTGATACAGAGATTATTACTCTATCATATAAAAATCAAGACCCTCAAATGGCAGCAGTTATAACAAATGAAATTGCAAACCAATTTATTACTAGAGTAACAGAAGTTATGAAAGTTAGAAATATTACTGTCATTGACAAAGCTCAAATTCCTGAAAAACCACTTCCTAAAAAAAGAGCTCTTATTTTACTAGCATCTGGTATTGCTGGACTAATTTTAGGAGTAGGTATAGCTTTTATAATGGAATTTATGTTTGCAAAACTTAGAAAGCCAACTGACATGGAAAAAATATTAAATGTTCCTATGTTAGGAATGATTCCAGAATTTACAGATATAGCAGAAGAAAGTGGAAAAGGAGAAAAACATGCATAA